The stretch of DNA GCACGATATCCGTTGCTTCCTGGCCCTTCGTCCAGTCGTCGCCGACTTCCATGCACTGCAGCAGGTTCATGTGATCGAGTTCACTGCCGCAGAAACTGTGGACGGTGCCCGCAAGCTGCGGGAAGCTTTTCATGTAGCCGCTCTTTTCGAAAAGCGCGCGGTTCATGCCCGGCGGGAAGCGCATGGCTTCTGCGCCATCCGCACCGCCGAACTTGTCGATCAGGCGCTCGAAGGCGGTGATCACGTCTTCGAACTGTCCGCTACGGCCATAAAGACCGTCGACGCCGGTATCGATCAGCAGACCGGATTCGAAGAGCCGGTCTAGAAACGAGGTCTGCATATCCATGACTGTCACCCCAGTAGGCTAGTGTCCTGCTTGTGGACGAGAAGCATGCTCGACGTGTTGCCGAGGATGCGGTCATTCGAGATCATGAGCTGTGCGGAATGAGCGTCGCGCAAATGCCGGCCAAGGCTGAAGGGCGTACCGTTCTTGTAGCCCACGATGCCGCAGATCAGCATGGCGTGGTTGACGATCTCCAGGATCGTTTCCGACGAAGCGATCTTCACGTTGTTCATGGCCACCGCAAAGCCCATCGAGGAAAGCTTGTCCGGATCGGACTTGGCATCTTCGTAAGCCTTGAGACCCGCCACGACGTTCGACTTCACCATCTGCAGCAGAGTGGAGACTTCGGCGAGCCGCAGCGCACCGGGGGGCGGAACACCAGGAGATTTACGGGCGGCGGCACGCACGAAGGCCTGAGCGCGGGAGACGGCGTCGACCGCAATGCCATACCAGACGCCGCTCCACAGCAGATGCGACGAAGCGAGCATCGACTGTGCGGCGATTTCGGCGAAAGGCTTCGGCAGGATCTGAACGGCAGGCGCTTGCCCCTTGAAGAGGAAGCCGTCGGAGCAGGTGCCGCGCATGCCCAGCGTGTTCCAGATATGCGTGCGCTCAAGTGTGTACTGGTCCTTGAGAAACGCCGTCAGGACCTGATCCGAGGGTGCTGCGTCCGGATGGCTGCGAGAGGTTATGAGGATCGCATCGGCATGCGAGCCGTAGGAGATCACGGTCGCGTCCTTTTCGAGACGGCAGCTGTCGCCGCTGACCTCGATGGCGCAGATGCTGTTGCGCAGATTGCCGCCGATCCCGCCTTCGGTCGTCGCCGATGCGATCAAAAGCTGCTCGGCGGCGATGCGCCGCATGAAGCCCGCATGCCATTCACTTTCGGTGCCGTGCTCGACCAAGCTTGAAAGCTTGATGTGGTGCATGGCGAAGACCATCGCACTTGCGGCGCAAGCCTGGCCAAGAAGGGAGCAGAGTTCGGCGACTTCGGTCGTCGAAGCCCCCTCGCCACCCAGGTGGCGCGGCACTTGAATGCTGAGCAGGCGCTCGGCTTTCATCGCATCGACGGCCTCGCATGGAAAGCGGCCTTCGGCGTCGACGGCGTCGGCATATTTCGCGGCGATCTCGGCAACGCGCGCCGTTCTGACGGTAAAACTCTGTTCCGTGATCTTGACCGGAAAGTTCATCACGCGACCTTCCGGTTGTCCTTGATGATATCGACGGTCTTTTCGATCGCGGAGATGCTGGCAAAGGACTTGCGATTGAGGAGATTGTCCGGGAATTCGATATCGAAGGCTTCTTCGATGCCAAGCATGAGCTGCACGGAAGCAAAGGATGTCAGGCCGGCCGCATAGAGATCGGCATCGTCGGCTAGCTGATCGATCGGAACAGGAAGCTTGCCAAATTTGGCGAGCAGTTCGCGGATAGTCTTGTTCATCCTTAGCAACCTCCAAGATTGTCATGATCCCGAGTGGCGATTTATCGCCTTCATCATGAGCGTTCTTTTAGGCCGGAAAACAAAACATTCCGCTAACTTGTCTGGTTAAATATGAGGAAGACTCGCAGTTAAAATTTTAGGGAGTACCTTGCCTCGATGGCCTTTATCTTTTTCTTGACAGACACTTAGGCGTTACTCCTGTCTCAGGCGCCAAGATTGGTGTCCAGGCTGAAAGTGCAGAAATGATACGCCACGTGTCTTCACGTCACTCGGAAGGCGGGTAGGAATGCTCTACGCCATGGTAATCCAATACGGAAAAACAACCATCCGCCGTCTTCCGGACAGAATTTTCGCCAATCACTGCCTTTCCGTGGCCACCTGGGATATCAAGGATATAGGCCGGCTGACAAAGGCCTGAGATGCGGCCGCGCAGCGAAGAAACGATCTTCTTGCCTTCTTCGATCGTCAGCCGGAAATGGCTGGTGCCGGGCGCCAGATCGGGATGATGCAAGTAGTAAGGCTTGATGCGCGTCTCGACGAAGGTCTTCATCAGGTCCGCCAGAACGCCGGCATCGTCGTTGACGCCCTTCAAGAGCACGGACTGACTGATCATGACGATCCCGGCATCGATGAGCCGGCCACAGGCTGCACGGGCTTCGATCGTCATTTCGCGCGGATGGTTGGCATGCAGCGCTATATAAGTCGTCTTGCCGCTCGCTTTCAACGCAGCGATCAACGTCGCATCGATCCTCTGCGGATCGACAACAGGCACGCGTGTATGGAACCGGACGATCTTCACGTGATCGATGGCCGCAAGCTCCCGCATGATCTCTTCCAGCCGTCGCGGCGAAAGGACGAGCGGATCGCCGCCTGTAAGGATCACCTCCCAAATCTCCGGATGGCTGCGGATATAGTCGAAAGCAGCCATCATCGCCGCCGGATCGAGCGTACCGAGACCTTGAGGACCGACCATCTCCCGCCTGAAGCAGAAGCGGCAATAGACCGGACAGACATGCACGGCCTTCAGCAGCACGCGATCCGGATAGCGATGCACAATGCCTTCAACCGGGCTGTGCGTATGATCACCGATCGGGTCGGCGCGCTCCTCAGGTGTTACGACAAGCTCGGCCGCATCCGGCACGAACTGACGCGCGATCGGATCGTCGACATCGGCTCGATCGATCAGCTTAGCGACGGTCGGCGTCAGGGCGATCGCATATCGTGCAGCGACCTCTTCCAGTGCCAGCCGGTCGCGATCGGCCAACAACCTGGCTTTCGACAGGTCAACGACACTTTTGATCGGCCGGACGATATTCATCAGCGATACTCCGCAACCGGCGCCCACAGCACCTGGTCGATGCGCGAGGCTCCTGTCGCCAACATGACCAGCCGGTCGAAGCCGAGCGCGATGCCGCTTGCCTCGGGCATGATCGAAAGCGCATCGAGGAAATCCTCGTCGATCGGGTAGCGTTCGCCATAGACGCGCGCTTTTTCTGCCATCTCGAGCTCAAAGCGGCGGCGTTGTTCTGTCGCATTGGTGAGTTCGCCGAAGCCGTTCGCCAGTTCAACGCCGCAGGCATAGAGCTCGAAACGCTCCGCAACCCGCGGATCGCGTGCCGAGGGACGGGCGAGTGCCGCTTCGGAAACCGGGTACTCATCCAGAATGGTCACGCGGCCGAAACCGAGGTGGGGTTCTATCTTTTCAACCAGGACGCGGCTGAAGAGGTCCGCCCAGCCGTCGTCGGCCGAGACGCGCATGCCGTTCCGGCGTAGTTCGGAAGCCAGATATTCCCGATCCGTCGAACCATCGGCGGCGACCGACGCCAACAGGTCGATGCCCGCATAGCGCTCGAACGCCTCTGCGACGCTGATGCGTTCAGGTCCGGCGAAGGGGTCGGTTTCAGCGCCCCGATAGGTCAGCTTTGGCGTCTTCACGGTTTCGGCGGCTAGCGCCAGAATCCGCACGCAGTCCATCATCAGCGTTTCATAGCTTTCGCCGGCGCGATACCATTCCAGCATCGTGAATTCGGGATGATGGAATGGGCCGCGTTCGCGGTTGCGATAGACATGCGCGAAGCAGGCGATGCGCTGCTCGCCGGCGGCGAGCAGCTTCTTGCAGGCAAATTCCGGTGAGGTGTGCAGGTAGAAGGATGTCGCCTGCCCGTCCGTCGTCAGCGCCTCGGTTGCAAAAGCGTGCAGATGTGCCTCGTTGCCGGGCGAAACCTGCAGCGTCGCAGTATCTACCTCGATGAAATCCTCGCGCGCGAAGTAGCCGCGCAGCGCCGCCTGGATCGCGTTCCGCCCAATCAGGAAGGGGCGGCGGTCCGCGTGGACGCTGGGGCTCCACCAAGGAGACGCTTTGGCGCTGGTAAGGTTCATTCTCAGCTTTCATCACCAGGCTCGCCAACGCGAGGGCTGGCGTTTTGCCGGATTTTAGGTTAGTTGCGCCCCAACGAAAAACAATTGGCGTCATCGGGACCATCCAGACAATCCCTCTACGACGCCAAAAGCCGAGTTACAAGGAAGTCTTATGGTCAAGGTCATCGCCTCTTCGGTCCGCAAGGGCAACGTTCTCGACGTAGACGGCAAACTTTACGTCGTTCTCACCGCGCAGAACTTTCACCCCGGCAAGGGTACGCCGGTCACCCAGGTCGACATGCGCCGCATCGTCGACGGCGTAAAGGTTTCCGAGCGCTGGCGCACGACCGAGCAGGTCGAGCGCGCCTTCGTTGAGGATGTGAACTTCCAGTATCTCTATGAAGACGGCGAAGGTTTCCACTTCATGAACCCGGCGACCTACGATCAGGTTGTCGTCGACAACGAAACAATGGGCGACCAGAAGGCCTACCTCCAGGAAGGCATGACCTGCATTCTGTCGATGCATGAAGGCATCCCGCTGGCACTCGAGCTGCCGCGTCACGTCACGCTCGAGATCACCGAGACGGAACCGGTCGTCAAGGGCCAGACGGCGTCGTCCTCCTATAAGCCAGCGATGCTTTCGAACGGCGTGCGCACCCTGGTGCCGCCGCATATCAACGCGGGCACGCGCGTCGTTATCGCAACGGAAGACAACTCCTACGTCGAACGCGCCAAGGATTGATCCTTCGGACATATCAGACAGAAAGGCCGGCCAAATGCCGGCCTTTCTGTTTTGATTACAGATGCGGGTTGCGCGGCCGGTATTTTCTCACCAGCCGCTGATTGACCTCCGCAGCTCCGGGCATGTTGGCGCTGAGATAGACTGGTGCGTCGCCGGACTTCGAAAGCACTGACGCAACTTCAGCGAAGATTGCGTTCAGCACTGTCGCTCCGACAGCCGTCGACACCGGGCCCACCTTGAGACTGCTTCCAGCCAGATCGAGCACGGCATCGCCGGGCGGCAAGCCGTTATCCAGCACGACATCGGCGATATCCACGAGCCGGCGGCGGCCATTGGCAATCGCGCTCGAATAGGCAACCGAGGTAACAGCGATCACCTTGGCGCCGATCTCGCGGCCATAGTCCGCGGCCTCGATTGGTGCGGCATTCACACCCGAGTTCGAAGCAATGATGATGACGTCGCCTGGCTGCATCCCGTAGCGCTCCAGCACCGGCCGAACGAGGCCTTGCGTGCGTTCATAGACCGAGCT from Rhizobium sp. 007 encodes:
- a CDS encoding acyl carrier protein; amino-acid sequence: MNKTIRELLAKFGKLPVPIDQLADDADLYAAGLTSFASVQLMLGIEEAFDIEFPDNLLNRKSFASISAIEKTVDIIKDNRKVA
- a CDS encoding acyl-CoA dehydrogenase family protein; translated protein: MNFPVKITEQSFTVRTARVAEIAAKYADAVDAEGRFPCEAVDAMKAERLLSIQVPRHLGGEGASTTEVAELCSLLGQACAASAMVFAMHHIKLSSLVEHGTESEWHAGFMRRIAAEQLLIASATTEGGIGGNLRNSICAIEVSGDSCRLEKDATVISYGSHADAILITSRSHPDAAPSDQVLTAFLKDQYTLERTHIWNTLGMRGTCSDGFLFKGQAPAVQILPKPFAEIAAQSMLASSHLLWSGVWYGIAVDAVSRAQAFVRAAARKSPGVPPPGALRLAEVSTLLQMVKSNVVAGLKAYEDAKSDPDKLSSMGFAVAMNNVKIASSETILEIVNHAMLICGIVGYKNGTPFSLGRHLRDAHSAQLMISNDRILGNTSSMLLVHKQDTSLLG
- the epmA gene encoding EF-P lysine aminoacylase EpmA; amino-acid sequence: MNLTSAKASPWWSPSVHADRRPFLIGRNAIQAALRGYFAREDFIEVDTATLQVSPGNEAHLHAFATEALTTDGQATSFYLHTSPEFACKKLLAAGEQRIACFAHVYRNRERGPFHHPEFTMLEWYRAGESYETLMMDCVRILALAAETVKTPKLTYRGAETDPFAGPERISVAEAFERYAGIDLLASVAADGSTDREYLASELRRNGMRVSADDGWADLFSRVLVEKIEPHLGFGRVTILDEYPVSEAALARPSARDPRVAERFELYACGVELANGFGELTNATEQRRRFELEMAEKARVYGERYPIDEDFLDALSIMPEASGIALGFDRLVMLATGASRIDQVLWAPVAEYR
- the efp gene encoding elongation factor P encodes the protein MVKVIASSVRKGNVLDVDGKLYVVLTAQNFHPGKGTPVTQVDMRRIVDGVKVSERWRTTEQVERAFVEDVNFQYLYEDGEGFHFMNPATYDQVVVDNETMGDQKAYLQEGMTCILSMHEGIPLALELPRHVTLEITETEPVVKGQTASSSYKPAMLSNGVRTLVPPHINAGTRVVIATEDNSYVERAKD
- a CDS encoding SIS domain-containing protein; translated protein: MTAVTDAYFSNLIGRLEALKKSLAEPMAKAAAVILDAARHDKRVYVFGTGHSHMLAEEVHYRAGGLAFTVPVLIGSAMLHEGAVISSVYERTQGLVRPVLERYGMQPGDVIIIASNSGVNAAPIEAADYGREIGAKVIAVTSVAYSSAIANGRRRLVDIADVVLDNGLPPGDAVLDLAGSSLKVGPVSTAVGATVLNAIFAEVASVLSKSGDAPVYLSANMPGAAEVNQRLVRKYRPRNPHL
- a CDS encoding lysine-2,3-aminomutase-like protein — translated: MNIVRPIKSVVDLSKARLLADRDRLALEEVAARYAIALTPTVAKLIDRADVDDPIARQFVPDAAELVVTPEERADPIGDHTHSPVEGIVHRYPDRVLLKAVHVCPVYCRFCFRREMVGPQGLGTLDPAAMMAAFDYIRSHPEIWEVILTGGDPLVLSPRRLEEIMRELAAIDHVKIVRFHTRVPVVDPQRIDATLIAALKASGKTTYIALHANHPREMTIEARAACGRLIDAGIVMISQSVLLKGVNDDAGVLADLMKTFVETRIKPYYLHHPDLAPGTSHFRLTIEEGKKIVSSLRGRISGLCQPAYILDIPGGHGKAVIGENSVRKTADGCFSVLDYHGVEHSYPPSE